Proteins encoded together in one Canis aureus isolate CA01 chromosome 21, VMU_Caureus_v.1.0, whole genome shotgun sequence window:
- the LOC144293314 gene encoding olfactory receptor 5D18-like — MLLSERNKSGATFTLLGFSDYPELQIPLFLIFLAIYSVTVVGNLGMIVIIKINPKLHTPMYFFLSHLSVVDFCYSSIIAPKALANLVAEDRTISFPGCVVQFFFFCTFVVAESFLLAVMAYDRFVAICNPLLYTVTVSQKLCAMLVVGSYAWGVACSLILTCSVVKLSFQGFNTINHFFCEFSALISLSCSDTYTSQLLLFIFATFNEVSTLLIILLSYVFIVVTILKMRSASGRHKAFSTCASHLTAITIFHGTILFLYCVPNSKNSRHTVKVASVFYTVVIAMLNPLIYSLRNKDVKGTVSKLIGTKVFSF, encoded by the coding sequence ATGTTACtgtcagagagaaataaaagtgggGCTACATTCACTCTCTTGGGCTTCTCAGATTACCCAGAACTGCAAATCCCtctcttcttgatttttctgGCCATCTATAGTGTCACTGTTGTAGGTAATCTTGGGATGATAGTTATAATCAAGATTAACCCCAAGCtgcacacccccatgtacttcttcctcagccACCTCTCAGTGGTGGATTTCTGCTACTCCTCCATCATTGCTCCCAAGGCCCTGGCAAACCTGGTTGCAGAAGACAGAACCATTTCATTTCCAGGATGTGTAgtacagttctttttcttttgtacctTTGTGGTAGCTGAATCCTTTTTATTAGctgtgatggcctatgaccgctttGTGGCCATTTGCAATCCTCTGCTCTACACAGTGACAGTGTCCCAGAAGCTCTGTGCCATGCTGGTGGTCGGATCATATGCATGGGGAGTAGCATGTTCCTTGATACTCACTTGCTCTGTGGTCAAATTATCTTTTCAGGGTTTCAACACCATCAATCATTTCTTCTGTGAGTTCTCTGCATTGATCTCCCTGTCTTGCTCTGATACTTACACCAGTCAGTTGctgcttttcatttttgccaCCTTTAATGAGGTCAGCACACTGCTCATCATTCTCTTGTCTTATGTATTTATCGTTGTCACCATCCTCAAGATGCGTTCAGCCAGTGGTCGCCACAAAGCCTTCTCCACCTGCGCCTCCCATCTGACTGCCATCACGATCTTCCATGGGACCATCCTTTTTCTCTACTGTGTGCCCAACTCCAAAAACTCAAGGCACACAGTCAAAGTGGCATCTGTGTTTTATACAGTGGTGATCGCCATGTTGAATCCCCTGATCTACAGTCTGAGAAATAAGGATGTCAAGGGTACAGTCAGTAAGTTAATAGGTactaaagtattttctttttga
- the LOC144293315 gene encoding olfactory receptor 5L1-like has translation MGEENCTSVTEFILLGLADAPELRVFLFLLFLLIYGVTVLGNLGMIAVIQVSSQLHTPMYFFLSHLSFVDFCYSTIIVPKMLPNILNRDKVISFLGCMVQFYLFCTCVVTEVFLLAVMAYDRFVAICNPLLYMVTMSQNLCMELVSCCYLCGTACSLIHLCLALQIPSYRSDVINHFFCDLPPLLSLACSDVTMNELLLYIVATFNELTTILIILTSYLLILITILRMRSAEGRRKAFSTCASHLTAILVFHGTILFIYCRPGSGNSMDADKVATVFYTIVIPMLNPLIYSLRNKDVKEALRKVMSSKMFS, from the coding sequence ATGGGTGAGGAGAACTGCACCAGTGTGACAGAATTCATTCTGCTTGGATTAGCAGATGCCCCAGAGCTGAGAGTCTTCCTCTTCCTGCTGTTTCTTCTCATCTATGGAGTCACTGTTTTGGGAAATCTGGGCATGATCGCAGTGATTCAGGTCAGCTCTCAGCTTCACACtcccatgtattttttcctcaGCCACTTGTCCTTTGTGGATTTTTGCTACTCCACGATCATCGTGCCAAAGATGCTGCCCAATATCTTAAACAGGGACAAAGTCATCTCCTTCCTCGGTTGCATGGTGcagttctatttattttgtacATGTGTGGTAACTGAGGTCTTCCTGTTAGctgtgatggcctatgaccgcttcGTGGCCATCTGCAACCCACTGCTGTACATGGTCACCATGTCCCAGAATCTCTGTATGGAGCTGGTGTCCTGCTGCTACCTCTGTGGGACGGCCTGTTCTCTGATCCACTTGTGTTTAGCCCTTCAGATCCCATCCTATAGATCAGATGTGATTAACCACTTCTTTTGTGATCTACCCCCTCTCTTATCTCTTGCTTGCTCTGATGTCACTATGAATGAACTGTTGCTGTACATCGTGGCCACCTTCAACGAGCTCACCACCATCCTGATCATCCTTACCTCCTATTTGCTGATTCTCATCACCATCCTGAGGATGCGCTCTGCAGAGGGAAGGCGCAAAGCCTTTTCCACCTGTGCCTCCCACCTCACAGCCATCCTTGTCTTCCATGGAACAATCCTTTTCATTTATTGTCGGCCGGGTTCGGGCAACAGTATGGATGCTGACAAGGTGGCCACAGTGTTCTACACCATAGTGATTCCCATGCTGAACCCCCTCATCTATAGTCTGAGGAATAAGGATGTGAAAGAAGCTCTCAGGAAAGTGATGAGCTCCAAAATGTTTTCCTAG
- the LOC144293316 gene encoding olfactory receptor 1165-like, translating into MELDEGNQSSVTTFILLGFSEYPHLQMPLFLVFLTVYTVTLVGNLGIIMVVRINPKLHTPMYFFLSHLSFLDICYSSVFTPKLLETLVTEDRSISFKGCMVQFFFICAFVITEMFMLAVMAYDRFVAVCNPLLYTVAMSQKLCALLVAGTYTWGGICSLTLTYSLLELSYCGSNIINHFGCEYSAILSLSCSDPYFSQMTCLVISTFNEACSLLIILASYIFIVVTIIKMPSAGGLQKAFSTCASHLTAITIFHGIILLLYCVPNSKSSWLLVKVATVFFTVMIPMLNPLIYSLRNKDVKDTARKLIHTKLLSHSM; encoded by the coding sequence ATGGAACTAGATGAAGGAAATCAGAGCTCTGTGACCACATTCATTCTCCTGGGTTTCTCAGAATACCCACACCTCCAGATGCCCCTCTTCCTGGTGTTCTTGACTGTCTACACGGTCACTCTGGTGGGGAATCTGGGCATAATCATGGTCGTAAGGATCAATCCCAAactccacacccccatgtacttttTCCTCAGCCACCTATCCTTTTTGGATATTTGTTATTCCAGTGTCTTTACACCGAAACTATTAGAAACCTTGGTCACAGAAGACAGAAGTATCTCCTTCAAAGGATGCATGGTgcaatttttcttcatttgtgcaTTTGTAATTACGGAAATGTTCATGTTGGCAGTAATGGCCTATGACCGATTTGTGGCTGTCTGTAACCCTCTGCTCTACACAGTTGCTATGTCTCAGAAACTCTGTGCCCTCTTGGTAGCTGGAACCTACACGTGGGGTGGCATATGTTCCTTGACACTCACATACTCTCTTTTGGAACTATCCTACTGTGGTTCCAACATCATAAATCACTTTGGCTGTGAGTATTCTGCCATCCTCTCTTTATCCTGTTCTGACCCCTACTTCAGTCAGATGACATGTTTGGTCATTTCTACATTCAACGAGGCTTGCAGCCTCCTGATTATCCTGGCCTCCTATATATTCATAGTTGTCACCATCATCAAGATGCCTTCTGCTGGTGGACTCCAGAAGGccttctccacctgtgcctcccaCCTGACCGCCATCACCATCTTCCATGGAATAATCCTTCTTCTCTACTGTGTGCCCAACTCCAAAAGCTCGTGGCTCCTGGTCAAAGTGGCCACGGTGTTTTTTACTGTCATGATCCCCATGTTGAACCCCCTTATTTACAGCCTGAGGAACAAAGACGTGAAAGACACAGCCAGGAAGTTAATCCATACCAAACTGCTTTCTCACTCaatgtga